DNA from Colletotrichum higginsianum IMI 349063 chromosome 7 map unlocalized unitig_7, whole genome shotgun sequence:
GACTGCTTCCCAAAATCTCCCGTGAGCTTTGTGCCAGCACTGACTCGACGTGTAGCTCGAATGGTCTTCCCCAGCCTGAGGAGCAGCCAGAGATATCCGACACCGTGCTCAAGAACTTGGGCGAGCTTTTTGTTCGCCATGACGCCCATGGTGCCTTCGGCATTCATCTTCTGCATGCCCATTTCCAGGTCCCCGAAGGCCATGTCCTGTTTGGGATCCAAGTCCAGGTTTCGGGCAATTCCGAATCCTGTTGGACCAAACCCGTTCCGGCAAAGGAGCTGACCACCAAGCCTATTCATGGTCATGTCTTCCACTTACAGCCCAATGGAGCCTTCGTCCCGTATGAGTTCCAGGAAGGCGAAGCTCCATCTAACGCATCCAAGGTCCCCAAGGCATTTTTCCAAGAGCTCGCTGAATTCCTGCATCTCAAGAATCTTGCAGGCTTGGTTGCGCTGCAGCTCTTGGATGGCCCAAGAGACCGGACCCAGACTGAGCTCCTGGTTGGGCCACAGGGCACTCTGATGATGGACACTAAGGATGTTCTCGGGTTCGAGCCCGCACAAATCACGACAGGTTGGTTCTTCcaggtgggggaggatgggATTATTTCTTGCAAGGGCAACGACGTGTATGCTGCCAAGAAGAACACCCACGCAGTCTTCCGGGATTCGAAGCCTCTTCCGACTGTGGAAGCATTGAAGGCGGTTTTACTCCAGGAAGGAATCATCGCCTAAAGGTTCCGGCGCTCACCCCATTCAATGGCTTGGACAGCCTGGTGATAGTAAAGATAGCAGAATGAGTCGTTCTCTGTGTACAATCTGGAAGATCACAGCCACTCTCCAAGTGAATCACGGTAGTCTCCATTGAACATCTACCATCAGGTAGTTAATTGACTAATAACAGAGACTGGGTTGAGTGGTTTTTTAAGCCCATAATTTTCAAATCTAGATATCCTTCTTCTATGCAAGCCTGGTGGCATTTCTCGCTACTTACGTCACCTTATGGACAAAACATGTCTTTGCCTCAGAATTTGATCCTCACTACCCAGCCATGTTAACTTCGAAAAGCACAGCACAGCTATTCACTCCTCAAATATTGGGTTATCTAGCCACGTACGAAACTTGGTGAGAGCTGAAGTGTCATGTCGCATTTCTGACGTCGTATAGTCCTTCATCTCGCAATCAATCCAACCTTTCGTACCTCGGCTAGTCGATAACTTCTCCCCAATCCTACGAGCCGAGCCAAAGTCGACCAGAATGGGTCTACTATCCTTTGCCACGAGGACATTTGTGGGGTTGAGGTCGTTATGGGCCCAGCCGAGCGAGTGTAAATGATGAATTGCCGACTCTAGTGATTCCATGAAGAGCTCTTTGTTTGGGATGATGTGACCGCTCTTTAGGTAGCTCTTCAAGTCGTGGGGGTGTCGGTCGAGCACGAGTCCAGTGATATAGCCCCGTCGCACATGGCAACCAAGGTATCCAACGATGTTTGGGTGAGGTTGGCTACCCAGCACTTCCATTGCTTCTGCCTCTTCCGCCAATTCCTTGGGGAGAAGATGCACGACGTTATGCTTTAAAAAGATATCGTACAGCGCTAGCCTGGGCCGCTTGACGAAAACATCAGGCGGGAGCTCCTCAGGAGCTTTGGTGAGAGTGAGGCCTTGGGGCCACCGGGGAAAGATTTCCTCGTCAGGAATTCGAACAAGGGAGTCGGCAGCATGCTGGAATGAAATTTCCACCTTTGGCTTGTTCAACTGGCCGTAGTATATCATGTCGTCTTCCACCGTTGCGAACATGGTGTATTGGAAGTCTCCGGTGTCCTCATCGACTTCTTCAGAAACCCAAAGCAATTCCTCCCAACTGGTAATCTGTGGCGCCATTGGCGAAGGGATTTCCAGGTAAGTGATAGAATGAGTGAAAAACTGAATTGTATGGTCTGGTCAGCTCTCCGGTAATTCGAGGGAGGTAAGGGAGGTTGCTCATGTACGATCTGACGGGTAACTATCTGTCAACAAGAACATCTGCCCCACTTGTCAAAAGTGATAGCAATGGGCCGCCCACGTGACATTTGAAAGGTGGATCCCAGCAGTAAATGCGCCGCTTTGCTTAGGTAATGTTAGAAATATGAACAGGACGGATCTAGCTACCTAAAAGTAGGTACTTCTATGTCAAGGGATATAACGAAAGTAAAATATCGACAAAACAGAGGGGCATTGATCTTCGTGCCTCGTCCGGAGCGCAAGACATACACACATGCT
Protein-coding regions in this window:
- a CDS encoding Serine threonine-protein kinase, which produces MAPQITSWEELLWVSEEVDEDTGDFQYTMFATVEDDMIYYGQLNKPKVEISFQHAADSLVRIPDEEIFPRWPQGLTLTKAPEELPPDVFVKRPRLALYDIFLKHNVVHLLPKELAEEAEAMEVLGSQPHPNIVGYLGCHVRRGYITGLVLDRHPHDLKSYLKSGHIIPNKELFMESLESAIHHLHSLGWAHNDLNPTNVLVAKDSRPILVDFGSARRIGEKLSTSRGTKGWIDCEMKDYTTSEMRHDTSALTKFRTWLDNPIFEE